Proteins encoded together in one Anas acuta chromosome 10, bAnaAcu1.1, whole genome shotgun sequence window:
- the KIFC3 gene encoding kinesin-like protein KIFC3 isoform X8 — protein sequence MLTARRTWAPGPPAGAACKRDPRPAGRGQDVLVAGSEEEFSAQVPLLPVLVQHQICGVSWPGSASPRGVCLALQVLPQQGWCPSLTEATEEPPASPHELATTVPGQAACTMNLEKAGHCGGDGWEETAVEMRAAGVAVPGWVNPRGFPSDSIRTQLPGLVGAHPGGRFCSGKRASLPAPRPFPVIQKVVASMAHLQEEKLRLQEELLALQEKLAARKSEELAVSVQLQGQGGTDLEKHRDLLAAENERLRQEMKAREGELRELRRQQGQCRGCTHLQENAVLQERLSQLQREAEEARAKLAELDVEVQQKTNRLAEVELRLKDSLAERAEEEERLSRRLRDSQETIASLKSQPQQIKYIIKTVEVESTKAKQALSESQSRNQYLQEQVGMQRQVLKEMEQQLQSSQKTAAQLRAQIAMYESELERAHGQMLEEMQAMEDEKNRAIEEAFSRAQVEMKAVHENLAGVRTNLLTLQPALRTLTHDYNSLKRQVRDFPLLLQETLRSARAEIGQAIEEVNNTNRELLRKYRRELQLRKKCHNELVRLKGNIRVFGRVRPITKEDGEGPEAANAVTFDANDDAVLHLLHKGKQVSFELDKVFPPQASQEEVFQEVQALVTSCIDGYNVCIFAYGQTGAGKTYTMEGTSANPGINQRALQLLFSEVRSKASDWDYAITVSVAEIYNEALRDLLGKEPQEKLEIKLCPDGSGQLYVPGLTEFRVQSVEDINKVFEFGHVKRVTECTNLNEHSSRSHALLIVTVHGLDRSTGLRTTGKLNLVDLAGSERVGRSGAEGSRLREAQYINKSLSALGDVIYALRSRQGHVPFRNSKLTYLLQDSLSGDSKTLMMVQVSPAEKNTSETLCSLKFAERVRSVELGPISRKAELASWPSQEQLEVTKGDVPGTAVSSSRGHASPSPGPPSGRATSIRRKLQTSGKLRPVPV from the exons ATGCTCACAGCCCGCAGGACCTGGGCTCCGGGACCCCCTGCGGGAGCTGCGTGCAAGCGGGACCCTCGGCCAGCCG GACGCGGGCAGGACGTGCTCGTCGCTGGGAGCGAAGAGGAGTTctctgcccaggtccctctgctgcctgtgctggtcCAGCATCAAATCTGTGGTGTGAGCTGGCCAGGCTCTGCAAGCCCACGAGGTGTCTGCCTGGCCCTCCAG GTCTTgccgcagcagggctggtgcccATCCCTGACGGAGGCTACGGAGGAGCCACCAGCATCCCCCCACGAGCTGGCCACCACCGTGCCAGGGCAAGCAGCCTGCACCATGAACCTGGAGAAAGCCG GGCACTGTGGTGGTGATGGCTGGGAAGAAACGGCCGTGGAAATGCGCGCAGCAGGCGTGGCTGTGCCAGGATGGGTTAATCCCCGTGGTTTCCCATCTGATTCCATCAGGACTCAATTGCCCGGGCTTGTTGGGGCTCATCCTG GGGGCAGGTTTTGCAGTGGGAAACGTGCCAGCCTGCCGGCCCCACGTCCCTTCCCCGTGATCCAGAAGGTGGTGGCATCCATGGCGCacctgcaggaggagaagctgcggctgcaggaggagctgctggctctgcaggagAAACTGGCTGCCAGGAAGAGCGAGGAGCTCGCCGTCTCTGTCCAGCTGCAAGGGCAG GGCGGCACGGACCTGGAGAAGCACCGGGACCTGCTGGCGGCCGAGAACGAGCGCTTGCGGCAGGAGATGAAGGCCCGTGAGGGGGAGCTGCGGGAACTGCGGCGGCAGCAGGGGCAGTGCAGGGGCTGCACCCACCTCCAG GAGAACGCCGTGCTGCAGGAGCGGCTGTCCCAGCTGCAGCGGGAGGCAGAGGAGGCACGGGCCAAGCTGGCGGAGCTGGACGTGGAGGTGCAGCAGAAGACGAACCGCCTGGCTGAGGTGGAGCTGCGGCTCAAGGACTCGCTGGCCGAGAGagccgaggaggaggagcggcTCAGCCGGCGGCTGCGGGACAGCCAGGAGACTATCGCCAGCCTCAAGTCGCAGCCCCAGCAGATAAAG TACATCATCAAGACAGTGGAGGTGGAGTCAACCAAGGCGAAGCAGGCCTTGTCAGAGAGCCAGTCCCGAAACCAGtacctgcaggagcaggtggggatgcagaggcaggtgctgaaggagatggagcagcagctgcagagctcccagaagacagcagctcagctccgGGCCCAG ATTGCAATGTATGAGTCTGAGCTGGAGCGGGCCCACGGGCAGATGCTGGAGGAGATGCAGGCGATGGAGGATGAGAAAAATCGTGCCATTGAAGAGGCGTTTTCCCGTGCCCAGGTGGAGATGAAGGCGGTGCATGAAAACCTGGCAG GTGTCCGGACCAACCTGCTGACGCTGCAGCCCGCGCTGCGTACCCTCACCCACGACTACAACAGCCTGAAGAGGCAGGTCCGGGacttccccctgctcctccaggaGACCCTGCGGAGCGCCAGGGCTGAG ATCGGCCAGGCCATCGAGGAGGTGAACAACACCAACCGGGAGCTGCTGCGGAAGTACCgccgggagctgcagctccgcAAGAAGTGCCACAATGAGCTGGTGCGGCTGAAAG GAAACATCCGCGTCTTTGGCCGGGTCCGTCCCATCACTAAGGAGGACGGTGAGGGTCCGGAGGCGGCCAACGCGGTGACGTTCGATGCCAACGACGATGCCGTCCTTCACCTCCTGCACAAGGGGAAGCAGGTGTCCTTTGAGCTGGACAAGGTCTTTCCGCCACAGGCGTcccaggaggag GTGTTTCAAGAGGTTCAGGCCCTGGTTACTTCCTGCATTGATGGCTACAACGTCTGCATATTTGCCTACGGACAGACAGGGGCAGGAAAAACGTACACGATGGAG GGAACCTCTGCAAACCCGGGGATCAACCAGcgggccctgcagctgctcttctCTGAGGTGCGGAGCAAGGCATCCGACTGGGACTACGCCATCACCGTCAGCGTGGCTGAGATTTACAACGAGGCGCTCAG GGacctgctggggaaggagcccCAGGAGAAGCTGGAGATCAAGCTGTGCCCCGACGGCAGCGGGCAGCTCTATGTGCCCGGGCTGACCGAGTTCAGGGTGCAGAGCGTGGAGGACATCAACAAG GTCTTTGAGTTTGGCCATGTCAAGCGGGTGACAGAGTGCACCAACCTGAACGAGCACAGCTCCCGCTCTCACGCCCTCCTCATCGTCACTGTCCACGGCCTGGACCGCAGCACGGGGCTGCGCACCACAG GGAAGCTGAACCTGGTGGACCTGGCGGGCTCGGAGCGCGTCGGGCGGTCGGGCGCAGAGGGCAGCCGGCTCCGCGAGGCGCAGTACATCAACAAGTCGCTATCAGCACTGGGGGACGTGATCTACGCCCTGCGCTCCCGGCAGGGCCACGTGCCCTTCCGCAACTCCAAGCTGACCTACCTGCTGCAGGACTCGCTCAGCGGGGACAGCAAGACCCTCATGATGGTGCAG gtcTCCCCCGCCGAGAAGAACACCAGCGAGACGCTGTGTTCCCTGAAGTTCGCCGAGAGGGTTCGCTCCGTGGAGCTCGGCCCCATCTCACGCAAGGCTGAGCTGGCGTCCTggcccagccaggagcagctggaggtaaccaag GGGGACGTGCCGGGGACCGCAGTATCCTCCAGCCGGGGCCACGCGTCGCCCAGCCCAGGACCACCCAGTGGCCGTGCTACCTCCATCCGCAGGAAGCTCCAGACCtcag GGAAGCTGAGGCCAGTCCCTGTGTGA
- the KIFC3 gene encoding kinesin-like protein KIFC3 isoform X14 translates to MNLEKAGGRFCSGKRASLPAPRPFPVIQKVVASMAHLQEEKLRLQEELLALQEKLAARKSEELAVSVQLQGQVENLKANLLDQAQEISRLRSELQGGTDLEKHRDLLAAENERLRQEMKAREGELRELRRQQGQCRGCTHLQENAVLQERLSQLQREAEEARAKLAELDVEVQQKTNRLAEVELRLKDSLAERAEEEERLSRRLRDSQETIASLKSQPQQIKYIIKTVEVESTKAKQALSESQSRNQYLQEQVGMQRQVLKEMEQQLQSSQKTAAQLRAQIAMYESELERAHGQMLEEMQAMEDEKNRAIEEAFSRAQVEMKAVHENLAGVRTNLLTLQPALRTLTHDYNSLKRQVRDFPLLLQETLRSARAEIGQAIEEVNNTNRELLRKYRRELQLRKKCHNELVRLKGNIRVFGRVRPITKEDGEGPEAANAVTFDANDDAVLHLLHKGKQVSFELDKVFPPQASQEEVFQEVQALVTSCIDGYNVCIFAYGQTGAGKTYTMEGTSANPGINQRALQLLFSEVRSKASDWDYAITVSVAEIYNEALRDLLGKEPQEKLEIKLCPDGSGQLYVPGLTEFRVQSVEDINKVFEFGHVKRVTECTNLNEHSSRSHALLIVTVHGLDRSTGLRTTGKLNLVDLAGSERVGRSGAEGSRLREAQYINKSLSALGDVIYALRSRQGHVPFRNSKLTYLLQDSLSGDSKTLMMVQVSPAEKNTSETLCSLKFAERVRSVELGPISRKAELASWPSQEQLEVTKGDVPGTAVSSSRGHASPSPGPPSGRATSIRRKLQTSGKLRPVPV, encoded by the exons ATGAACCTGGAGAAAGCCG GGGGCAGGTTTTGCAGTGGGAAACGTGCCAGCCTGCCGGCCCCACGTCCCTTCCCCGTGATCCAGAAGGTGGTGGCATCCATGGCGCacctgcaggaggagaagctgcggctgcaggaggagctgctggctctgcaggagAAACTGGCTGCCAGGAAGAGCGAGGAGCTCGCCGTCTCTGTCCAGCTGCAAGGGCAG GTTGAAAACTTGAAGGCGAATCTCCTGGACCAAGCCCAGGAAATCAGCAGGCTGcgctcagagctg CAGGGCGGCACGGACCTGGAGAAGCACCGGGACCTGCTGGCGGCCGAGAACGAGCGCTTGCGGCAGGAGATGAAGGCCCGTGAGGGGGAGCTGCGGGAACTGCGGCGGCAGCAGGGGCAGTGCAGGGGCTGCACCCACCTCCAG GAGAACGCCGTGCTGCAGGAGCGGCTGTCCCAGCTGCAGCGGGAGGCAGAGGAGGCACGGGCCAAGCTGGCGGAGCTGGACGTGGAGGTGCAGCAGAAGACGAACCGCCTGGCTGAGGTGGAGCTGCGGCTCAAGGACTCGCTGGCCGAGAGagccgaggaggaggagcggcTCAGCCGGCGGCTGCGGGACAGCCAGGAGACTATCGCCAGCCTCAAGTCGCAGCCCCAGCAGATAAAG TACATCATCAAGACAGTGGAGGTGGAGTCAACCAAGGCGAAGCAGGCCTTGTCAGAGAGCCAGTCCCGAAACCAGtacctgcaggagcaggtggggatgcagaggcaggtgctgaaggagatggagcagcagctgcagagctcccagaagacagcagctcagctccgGGCCCAG ATTGCAATGTATGAGTCTGAGCTGGAGCGGGCCCACGGGCAGATGCTGGAGGAGATGCAGGCGATGGAGGATGAGAAAAATCGTGCCATTGAAGAGGCGTTTTCCCGTGCCCAGGTGGAGATGAAGGCGGTGCATGAAAACCTGGCAG GTGTCCGGACCAACCTGCTGACGCTGCAGCCCGCGCTGCGTACCCTCACCCACGACTACAACAGCCTGAAGAGGCAGGTCCGGGacttccccctgctcctccaggaGACCCTGCGGAGCGCCAGGGCTGAG ATCGGCCAGGCCATCGAGGAGGTGAACAACACCAACCGGGAGCTGCTGCGGAAGTACCgccgggagctgcagctccgcAAGAAGTGCCACAATGAGCTGGTGCGGCTGAAAG GAAACATCCGCGTCTTTGGCCGGGTCCGTCCCATCACTAAGGAGGACGGTGAGGGTCCGGAGGCGGCCAACGCGGTGACGTTCGATGCCAACGACGATGCCGTCCTTCACCTCCTGCACAAGGGGAAGCAGGTGTCCTTTGAGCTGGACAAGGTCTTTCCGCCACAGGCGTcccaggaggag GTGTTTCAAGAGGTTCAGGCCCTGGTTACTTCCTGCATTGATGGCTACAACGTCTGCATATTTGCCTACGGACAGACAGGGGCAGGAAAAACGTACACGATGGAG GGAACCTCTGCAAACCCGGGGATCAACCAGcgggccctgcagctgctcttctCTGAGGTGCGGAGCAAGGCATCCGACTGGGACTACGCCATCACCGTCAGCGTGGCTGAGATTTACAACGAGGCGCTCAG GGacctgctggggaaggagcccCAGGAGAAGCTGGAGATCAAGCTGTGCCCCGACGGCAGCGGGCAGCTCTATGTGCCCGGGCTGACCGAGTTCAGGGTGCAGAGCGTGGAGGACATCAACAAG GTCTTTGAGTTTGGCCATGTCAAGCGGGTGACAGAGTGCACCAACCTGAACGAGCACAGCTCCCGCTCTCACGCCCTCCTCATCGTCACTGTCCACGGCCTGGACCGCAGCACGGGGCTGCGCACCACAG GGAAGCTGAACCTGGTGGACCTGGCGGGCTCGGAGCGCGTCGGGCGGTCGGGCGCAGAGGGCAGCCGGCTCCGCGAGGCGCAGTACATCAACAAGTCGCTATCAGCACTGGGGGACGTGATCTACGCCCTGCGCTCCCGGCAGGGCCACGTGCCCTTCCGCAACTCCAAGCTGACCTACCTGCTGCAGGACTCGCTCAGCGGGGACAGCAAGACCCTCATGATGGTGCAG gtcTCCCCCGCCGAGAAGAACACCAGCGAGACGCTGTGTTCCCTGAAGTTCGCCGAGAGGGTTCGCTCCGTGGAGCTCGGCCCCATCTCACGCAAGGCTGAGCTGGCGTCCTggcccagccaggagcagctggaggtaaccaag GGGGACGTGCCGGGGACCGCAGTATCCTCCAGCCGGGGCCACGCGTCGCCCAGCCCAGGACCACCCAGTGGCCGTGCTACCTCCATCCGCAGGAAGCTCCAGACCtcag GGAAGCTGAGGCCAGTCCCTGTGTGA
- the KIFC3 gene encoding kinesin-like protein KIFC3 isoform X7: MLTARRTWAPGPPAGAACKRDPRPAGRGQDVLVAGSEEEFSAQVPLLPVLVQHQICGVSWPGSASPRGVCLALQVLPQQGWCPSLTEATEEPPASPHELATTVPGQAACTMNLEKAGHCGGDGWEETAVEMRAAGVAVPGWVNPRGFPSDSIRTQLPGLVGAHPGGRFCSGKRASLPAPRPFPVIQKVVASMAHLQEEKLRLQEELLALQEKLAARKSEELAVSVQLQGQQGGTDLEKHRDLLAAENERLRQEMKAREGELRELRRQQGQCRGCTHLQENAVLQERLSQLQREAEEARAKLAELDVEVQQKTNRLAEVELRLKDSLAERAEEEERLSRRLRDSQETIASLKSQPQQIKYIIKTVEVESTKAKQALSESQSRNQYLQEQVGMQRQVLKEMEQQLQSSQKTAAQLRAQIAMYESELERAHGQMLEEMQAMEDEKNRAIEEAFSRAQVEMKAVHENLAGVRTNLLTLQPALRTLTHDYNSLKRQVRDFPLLLQETLRSARAEIGQAIEEVNNTNRELLRKYRRELQLRKKCHNELVRLKGNIRVFGRVRPITKEDGEGPEAANAVTFDANDDAVLHLLHKGKQVSFELDKVFPPQASQEEVFQEVQALVTSCIDGYNVCIFAYGQTGAGKTYTMEGTSANPGINQRALQLLFSEVRSKASDWDYAITVSVAEIYNEALRDLLGKEPQEKLEIKLCPDGSGQLYVPGLTEFRVQSVEDINKVFEFGHVKRVTECTNLNEHSSRSHALLIVTVHGLDRSTGLRTTGKLNLVDLAGSERVGRSGAEGSRLREAQYINKSLSALGDVIYALRSRQGHVPFRNSKLTYLLQDSLSGDSKTLMMVQVSPAEKNTSETLCSLKFAERVRSVELGPISRKAELASWPSQEQLEVTKGDVPGTAVSSSRGHASPSPGPPSGRATSIRRKLQTSGKLRPVPV; the protein is encoded by the exons ATGCTCACAGCCCGCAGGACCTGGGCTCCGGGACCCCCTGCGGGAGCTGCGTGCAAGCGGGACCCTCGGCCAGCCG GACGCGGGCAGGACGTGCTCGTCGCTGGGAGCGAAGAGGAGTTctctgcccaggtccctctgctgcctgtgctggtcCAGCATCAAATCTGTGGTGTGAGCTGGCCAGGCTCTGCAAGCCCACGAGGTGTCTGCCTGGCCCTCCAG GTCTTgccgcagcagggctggtgcccATCCCTGACGGAGGCTACGGAGGAGCCACCAGCATCCCCCCACGAGCTGGCCACCACCGTGCCAGGGCAAGCAGCCTGCACCATGAACCTGGAGAAAGCCG GGCACTGTGGTGGTGATGGCTGGGAAGAAACGGCCGTGGAAATGCGCGCAGCAGGCGTGGCTGTGCCAGGATGGGTTAATCCCCGTGGTTTCCCATCTGATTCCATCAGGACTCAATTGCCCGGGCTTGTTGGGGCTCATCCTG GGGGCAGGTTTTGCAGTGGGAAACGTGCCAGCCTGCCGGCCCCACGTCCCTTCCCCGTGATCCAGAAGGTGGTGGCATCCATGGCGCacctgcaggaggagaagctgcggctgcaggaggagctgctggctctgcaggagAAACTGGCTGCCAGGAAGAGCGAGGAGCTCGCCGTCTCTGTCCAGCTGCAAGGGCAG CAGGGCGGCACGGACCTGGAGAAGCACCGGGACCTGCTGGCGGCCGAGAACGAGCGCTTGCGGCAGGAGATGAAGGCCCGTGAGGGGGAGCTGCGGGAACTGCGGCGGCAGCAGGGGCAGTGCAGGGGCTGCACCCACCTCCAG GAGAACGCCGTGCTGCAGGAGCGGCTGTCCCAGCTGCAGCGGGAGGCAGAGGAGGCACGGGCCAAGCTGGCGGAGCTGGACGTGGAGGTGCAGCAGAAGACGAACCGCCTGGCTGAGGTGGAGCTGCGGCTCAAGGACTCGCTGGCCGAGAGagccgaggaggaggagcggcTCAGCCGGCGGCTGCGGGACAGCCAGGAGACTATCGCCAGCCTCAAGTCGCAGCCCCAGCAGATAAAG TACATCATCAAGACAGTGGAGGTGGAGTCAACCAAGGCGAAGCAGGCCTTGTCAGAGAGCCAGTCCCGAAACCAGtacctgcaggagcaggtggggatgcagaggcaggtgctgaaggagatggagcagcagctgcagagctcccagaagacagcagctcagctccgGGCCCAG ATTGCAATGTATGAGTCTGAGCTGGAGCGGGCCCACGGGCAGATGCTGGAGGAGATGCAGGCGATGGAGGATGAGAAAAATCGTGCCATTGAAGAGGCGTTTTCCCGTGCCCAGGTGGAGATGAAGGCGGTGCATGAAAACCTGGCAG GTGTCCGGACCAACCTGCTGACGCTGCAGCCCGCGCTGCGTACCCTCACCCACGACTACAACAGCCTGAAGAGGCAGGTCCGGGacttccccctgctcctccaggaGACCCTGCGGAGCGCCAGGGCTGAG ATCGGCCAGGCCATCGAGGAGGTGAACAACACCAACCGGGAGCTGCTGCGGAAGTACCgccgggagctgcagctccgcAAGAAGTGCCACAATGAGCTGGTGCGGCTGAAAG GAAACATCCGCGTCTTTGGCCGGGTCCGTCCCATCACTAAGGAGGACGGTGAGGGTCCGGAGGCGGCCAACGCGGTGACGTTCGATGCCAACGACGATGCCGTCCTTCACCTCCTGCACAAGGGGAAGCAGGTGTCCTTTGAGCTGGACAAGGTCTTTCCGCCACAGGCGTcccaggaggag GTGTTTCAAGAGGTTCAGGCCCTGGTTACTTCCTGCATTGATGGCTACAACGTCTGCATATTTGCCTACGGACAGACAGGGGCAGGAAAAACGTACACGATGGAG GGAACCTCTGCAAACCCGGGGATCAACCAGcgggccctgcagctgctcttctCTGAGGTGCGGAGCAAGGCATCCGACTGGGACTACGCCATCACCGTCAGCGTGGCTGAGATTTACAACGAGGCGCTCAG GGacctgctggggaaggagcccCAGGAGAAGCTGGAGATCAAGCTGTGCCCCGACGGCAGCGGGCAGCTCTATGTGCCCGGGCTGACCGAGTTCAGGGTGCAGAGCGTGGAGGACATCAACAAG GTCTTTGAGTTTGGCCATGTCAAGCGGGTGACAGAGTGCACCAACCTGAACGAGCACAGCTCCCGCTCTCACGCCCTCCTCATCGTCACTGTCCACGGCCTGGACCGCAGCACGGGGCTGCGCACCACAG GGAAGCTGAACCTGGTGGACCTGGCGGGCTCGGAGCGCGTCGGGCGGTCGGGCGCAGAGGGCAGCCGGCTCCGCGAGGCGCAGTACATCAACAAGTCGCTATCAGCACTGGGGGACGTGATCTACGCCCTGCGCTCCCGGCAGGGCCACGTGCCCTTCCGCAACTCCAAGCTGACCTACCTGCTGCAGGACTCGCTCAGCGGGGACAGCAAGACCCTCATGATGGTGCAG gtcTCCCCCGCCGAGAAGAACACCAGCGAGACGCTGTGTTCCCTGAAGTTCGCCGAGAGGGTTCGCTCCGTGGAGCTCGGCCCCATCTCACGCAAGGCTGAGCTGGCGTCCTggcccagccaggagcagctggaggtaaccaag GGGGACGTGCCGGGGACCGCAGTATCCTCCAGCCGGGGCCACGCGTCGCCCAGCCCAGGACCACCCAGTGGCCGTGCTACCTCCATCCGCAGGAAGCTCCAGACCtcag GGAAGCTGAGGCCAGTCCCTGTGTGA
- the KIFC3 gene encoding kinesin-like protein KIFC3 isoform X11, translated as MLTARRTWAPGPPAGAACKRDPRPAGRGQDVLVAGSEEEFSAQVPLLPVLVQHQICGVSWPGSASPRGVCLALQVLPQQGWCPSLTEATEEPPASPHELATTVPGQAACTMNLEKAGGRFCSGKRASLPAPRPFPVIQKVVASMAHLQEEKLRLQEELLALQEKLAARKSEELAVSVQLQGQVENLKANLLDQAQEISRLRSELGGTDLEKHRDLLAAENERLRQEMKAREGELRELRRQQGQCRGCTHLQENAVLQERLSQLQREAEEARAKLAELDVEVQQKTNRLAEVELRLKDSLAERAEEEERLSRRLRDSQETIASLKSQPQQIKYIIKTVEVESTKAKQALSESQSRNQYLQEQVGMQRQVLKEMEQQLQSSQKTAAQLRAQIAMYESELERAHGQMLEEMQAMEDEKNRAIEEAFSRAQVEMKAVHENLAGVRTNLLTLQPALRTLTHDYNSLKRQVRDFPLLLQETLRSARAEIGQAIEEVNNTNRELLRKYRRELQLRKKCHNELVRLKGNIRVFGRVRPITKEDGEGPEAANAVTFDANDDAVLHLLHKGKQVSFELDKVFPPQASQEEVFQEVQALVTSCIDGYNVCIFAYGQTGAGKTYTMEGTSANPGINQRALQLLFSEVRSKASDWDYAITVSVAEIYNEALRDLLGKEPQEKLEIKLCPDGSGQLYVPGLTEFRVQSVEDINKVFEFGHVKRVTECTNLNEHSSRSHALLIVTVHGLDRSTGLRTTGKLNLVDLAGSERVGRSGAEGSRLREAQYINKSLSALGDVIYALRSRQGHVPFRNSKLTYLLQDSLSGDSKTLMMVQVSPAEKNTSETLCSLKFAERVRSVELGPISRKAELASWPSQEQLEGDVPGTAVSSSRGHASPSPGPPSGRATSIRRKLQTSGKLRPVPV; from the exons ATGCTCACAGCCCGCAGGACCTGGGCTCCGGGACCCCCTGCGGGAGCTGCGTGCAAGCGGGACCCTCGGCCAGCCG GACGCGGGCAGGACGTGCTCGTCGCTGGGAGCGAAGAGGAGTTctctgcccaggtccctctgctgcctgtgctggtcCAGCATCAAATCTGTGGTGTGAGCTGGCCAGGCTCTGCAAGCCCACGAGGTGTCTGCCTGGCCCTCCAG GTCTTgccgcagcagggctggtgcccATCCCTGACGGAGGCTACGGAGGAGCCACCAGCATCCCCCCACGAGCTGGCCACCACCGTGCCAGGGCAAGCAGCCTGCACCATGAACCTGGAGAAAGCCG GGGGCAGGTTTTGCAGTGGGAAACGTGCCAGCCTGCCGGCCCCACGTCCCTTCCCCGTGATCCAGAAGGTGGTGGCATCCATGGCGCacctgcaggaggagaagctgcggctgcaggaggagctgctggctctgcaggagAAACTGGCTGCCAGGAAGAGCGAGGAGCTCGCCGTCTCTGTCCAGCTGCAAGGGCAG GTTGAAAACTTGAAGGCGAATCTCCTGGACCAAGCCCAGGAAATCAGCAGGCTGcgctcagagctg GGCGGCACGGACCTGGAGAAGCACCGGGACCTGCTGGCGGCCGAGAACGAGCGCTTGCGGCAGGAGATGAAGGCCCGTGAGGGGGAGCTGCGGGAACTGCGGCGGCAGCAGGGGCAGTGCAGGGGCTGCACCCACCTCCAG GAGAACGCCGTGCTGCAGGAGCGGCTGTCCCAGCTGCAGCGGGAGGCAGAGGAGGCACGGGCCAAGCTGGCGGAGCTGGACGTGGAGGTGCAGCAGAAGACGAACCGCCTGGCTGAGGTGGAGCTGCGGCTCAAGGACTCGCTGGCCGAGAGagccgaggaggaggagcggcTCAGCCGGCGGCTGCGGGACAGCCAGGAGACTATCGCCAGCCTCAAGTCGCAGCCCCAGCAGATAAAG TACATCATCAAGACAGTGGAGGTGGAGTCAACCAAGGCGAAGCAGGCCTTGTCAGAGAGCCAGTCCCGAAACCAGtacctgcaggagcaggtggggatgcagaggcaggtgctgaaggagatggagcagcagctgcagagctcccagaagacagcagctcagctccgGGCCCAG ATTGCAATGTATGAGTCTGAGCTGGAGCGGGCCCACGGGCAGATGCTGGAGGAGATGCAGGCGATGGAGGATGAGAAAAATCGTGCCATTGAAGAGGCGTTTTCCCGTGCCCAGGTGGAGATGAAGGCGGTGCATGAAAACCTGGCAG GTGTCCGGACCAACCTGCTGACGCTGCAGCCCGCGCTGCGTACCCTCACCCACGACTACAACAGCCTGAAGAGGCAGGTCCGGGacttccccctgctcctccaggaGACCCTGCGGAGCGCCAGGGCTGAG ATCGGCCAGGCCATCGAGGAGGTGAACAACACCAACCGGGAGCTGCTGCGGAAGTACCgccgggagctgcagctccgcAAGAAGTGCCACAATGAGCTGGTGCGGCTGAAAG GAAACATCCGCGTCTTTGGCCGGGTCCGTCCCATCACTAAGGAGGACGGTGAGGGTCCGGAGGCGGCCAACGCGGTGACGTTCGATGCCAACGACGATGCCGTCCTTCACCTCCTGCACAAGGGGAAGCAGGTGTCCTTTGAGCTGGACAAGGTCTTTCCGCCACAGGCGTcccaggaggag GTGTTTCAAGAGGTTCAGGCCCTGGTTACTTCCTGCATTGATGGCTACAACGTCTGCATATTTGCCTACGGACAGACAGGGGCAGGAAAAACGTACACGATGGAG GGAACCTCTGCAAACCCGGGGATCAACCAGcgggccctgcagctgctcttctCTGAGGTGCGGAGCAAGGCATCCGACTGGGACTACGCCATCACCGTCAGCGTGGCTGAGATTTACAACGAGGCGCTCAG GGacctgctggggaaggagcccCAGGAGAAGCTGGAGATCAAGCTGTGCCCCGACGGCAGCGGGCAGCTCTATGTGCCCGGGCTGACCGAGTTCAGGGTGCAGAGCGTGGAGGACATCAACAAG GTCTTTGAGTTTGGCCATGTCAAGCGGGTGACAGAGTGCACCAACCTGAACGAGCACAGCTCCCGCTCTCACGCCCTCCTCATCGTCACTGTCCACGGCCTGGACCGCAGCACGGGGCTGCGCACCACAG GGAAGCTGAACCTGGTGGACCTGGCGGGCTCGGAGCGCGTCGGGCGGTCGGGCGCAGAGGGCAGCCGGCTCCGCGAGGCGCAGTACATCAACAAGTCGCTATCAGCACTGGGGGACGTGATCTACGCCCTGCGCTCCCGGCAGGGCCACGTGCCCTTCCGCAACTCCAAGCTGACCTACCTGCTGCAGGACTCGCTCAGCGGGGACAGCAAGACCCTCATGATGGTGCAG gtcTCCCCCGCCGAGAAGAACACCAGCGAGACGCTGTGTTCCCTGAAGTTCGCCGAGAGGGTTCGCTCCGTGGAGCTCGGCCCCATCTCACGCAAGGCTGAGCTGGCGTCCTggcccagccaggagcagctggag GGGGACGTGCCGGGGACCGCAGTATCCTCCAGCCGGGGCCACGCGTCGCCCAGCCCAGGACCACCCAGTGGCCGTGCTACCTCCATCCGCAGGAAGCTCCAGACCtcag GGAAGCTGAGGCCAGTCCCTGTGTGA